In the Thermococcus sp. MAR1 genome, one interval contains:
- the iorA gene encoding indolepyruvate ferredoxin oxidoreductase subunit alpha, protein MEAVKAYPSDSVESKSRKREKKLLMGNEAIAYGALESGVVFATGYPGTPSTEVIETIAHLKPEVFAEWAPNEKVALEEAAGVAYTGLRALVTMKCVGLNVAADPLMSLAYSGVEGGLVILVADDPGPHTSQTEQDDRYYGKISLLPVLEPAGPQEAHDLIIYAYELSEKYKVPVIFRTTTRVNHTTADVEVGEFIELDRKPVFKKDIERYVRASMEGNRRRHRWLNETLAKIEEEFSSMPFNWVEGEGRIGIIVEGAPYNYVREILPKIGGDFKVLKLSTPHPLPRKLVVEFLKGVDFAIVIEDGAPFLEEEVKIAAYEAGLSVPVYGKRTGHFPLEGELTPSLVRNALLRLIGEEGETYKKPEEVKYAESLAPKRPPVMCPGCPHRGSYRAALDALRDLKLGRYSLPIHGDIGCYALSLLPPLEAIWTEYVMGASISLANGQSVALNKKVIATIGDSTFFHNGIQPLVDAVYKNLNVLVMILDNRTTAMTGHQPHPGTGGSETGRKFNEIDIEALVKALGVKYVKTVDPYDLKATREAIKEAMQVEGPAVIIAKQECVIPVIRRGEIGEIPLVIEEKCTGCKACILLTGCPALVYDPETNKVRIDSLLCTGCGVCNQTCPFDAIKFPSELD, encoded by the coding sequence ATGGAAGCGGTTAAGGCTTATCCTTCTGATTCGGTTGAGTCCAAGTCCAGAAAACGTGAAAAAAAGCTTCTCATGGGCAACGAGGCCATTGCTTATGGTGCCCTCGAAAGCGGTGTTGTCTTTGCGACAGGTTATCCGGGAACTCCATCAACTGAGGTCATCGAGACGATAGCCCATCTGAAGCCCGAGGTTTTTGCGGAGTGGGCACCCAACGAGAAAGTGGCTTTAGAGGAAGCGGCAGGCGTTGCATACACTGGCCTCCGGGCGCTAGTCACGATGAAGTGCGTGGGCCTGAACGTTGCCGCCGACCCGCTCATGAGTTTGGCGTATTCCGGTGTTGAGGGTGGCTTGGTCATCCTCGTTGCAGATGACCCCGGTCCGCACACCAGCCAGACCGAGCAGGATGACCGTTATTATGGAAAAATCTCACTCCTCCCGGTTCTTGAGCCCGCCGGTCCTCAGGAGGCCCACGATTTAATCATCTACGCCTACGAGCTGAGCGAGAAATACAAAGTCCCGGTAATCTTCAGGACGACTACCAGGGTTAACCACACCACAGCTGACGTGGAGGTCGGCGAGTTCATCGAGCTTGACAGGAAGCCAGTCTTCAAGAAAGACATAGAGCGCTATGTCAGAGCCAGCATGGAGGGCAACAGGAGGAGGCACCGCTGGCTGAACGAGACCCTCGCGAAGATAGAGGAGGAGTTCAGCTCGATGCCCTTCAACTGGGTCGAGGGCGAGGGAAGAATCGGAATCATCGTCGAGGGCGCGCCCTACAACTACGTGAGGGAAATTCTCCCGAAGATCGGCGGAGATTTCAAGGTTCTCAAGCTCTCAACTCCCCACCCGCTCCCGAGGAAGCTCGTCGTTGAGTTCCTAAAGGGAGTGGACTTCGCGATAGTGATTGAGGACGGCGCGCCCTTCCTCGAGGAGGAGGTCAAGATAGCGGCCTACGAGGCAGGATTAAGCGTCCCAGTCTACGGCAAGAGAACCGGCCACTTCCCGCTCGAGGGCGAACTGACGCCGAGCCTCGTCAGGAACGCACTCTTAAGACTTATCGGCGAGGAGGGGGAGACCTACAAGAAGCCGGAGGAAGTCAAATACGCCGAAAGCCTCGCCCCAAAGAGGCCGCCGGTGATGTGTCCCGGCTGTCCGCACAGGGGGAGCTACCGCGCCGCGCTGGACGCATTGAGAGACCTCAAGCTGGGCCGCTATTCCCTCCCGATTCACGGCGACATAGGCTGCTATGCACTGTCGCTCCTTCCGCCGCTTGAGGCGATATGGACGGAATACGTTATGGGCGCGAGCATAAGCCTTGCCAACGGCCAGAGCGTGGCGCTGAACAAGAAGGTGATAGCCACCATCGGCGACTCAACGTTCTTCCACAACGGAATCCAGCCGCTGGTCGATGCCGTCTACAAGAACCTGAACGTTCTCGTCATGATACTCGACAACAGGACGACGGCGATGACCGGCCACCAGCCCCACCCCGGGACGGGCGGAAGTGAAACCGGCAGGAAGTTCAACGAGATTGACATTGAAGCCCTCGTCAAAGCTCTCGGGGTGAAGTACGTTAAGACAGTTGACCCCTACGACCTCAAAGCAACAAGGGAAGCCATCAAGGAGGCCATGCAGGTTGAGGGGCCGGCGGTGATAATAGCCAAGCAGGAGTGCGTCATTCCGGTCATAAGGCGCGGCGAGATAGGGGAGATACCCCTGGTTATCGAGGAGAAGTGCACCGGCTGCAAGGCGTGCATACTCTTAACCGGCTGTCCGGCGCTCGTTTATGACCCGGAGACGAACAAGGTGCGCATAGATTCCCTGCTCTGCACCGGCTGCGGCGTCTGCAACCAGACGTGTCCCTTCGATGCGATAAAGTTCCCGAGCGAGCTGGACTAA
- a CDS encoding nucleotide pyrophosphohydrolase, whose product MDFRELEEKLVAFRDARGWGKYHTPKNLAVSAAVELGELLEHFQWESDWEILEAVKDPAKKEAIADEIADVVIYLTLLAHELGIDLGEAVERKLRKNERKYPGKSVKAGD is encoded by the coding sequence ATGGACTTCCGAGAGCTTGAGGAGAAGCTCGTGGCATTCCGCGATGCACGTGGCTGGGGGAAATATCACACACCGAAGAACCTGGCGGTATCTGCCGCGGTGGAGCTGGGCGAGCTTTTGGAGCACTTCCAGTGGGAAAGTGATTGGGAGATACTTGAGGCTGTGAAGGACCCGGCCAAGAAGGAAGCCATAGCGGATGAAATAGCCGACGTCGTGATATACCTAACCCTCCTCGCCCACGAGCTGGGCATAGACCTCGGCGAAGCTGTTGAGAGGAAGCTGAGGAAGAACGAGAGGAAGTACCCTGGAAAATCCGTAAAAGCCGGGGATTGA
- a CDS encoding glycoside hydrolase family 38 C-terminal domain-containing protein: MTLEKKLRRSLGIPDDAEKVLIFTESSHWDPNWLYTSKEYFKRFVQKNLDMAIGELQKEPRRVYSVENVFFLKMYWDHNPGKRDAPRDLINEGRLRLMSSAVTSADTILPRVEAILRDMLIGQEWLRSNGIAREPKLAYFPDSFGSSPFLPSLLNAAGFDRTAITRLDGMYFPGCDLEPKWRFPRPGSSAELLLKKERSLDFVWRDKNGGEVLAHWNAFTYGQGDMLAYLGISRVYLAKLAISLRTGWHIARRIHQYVKALSPFSRTPYMLCPIGFDFVEPIPDLISLLDRYNREYYPKTGIWVVNAGLDDYLALIENYRDRLPVLELDPNPYWTGFYTSRPKLKKRCYLLLEKLLLAEKLAFLPENRGAEKRILQELEEPWWCAAVSNHHDFITGTSTDRVVEGEQIPCLERAIKTADEVIENLTPPLKKEHKDNGLSPPKWFRDGDKILIETAHYRIEIGESRGGAITDLRFKDGVPLLTGVSNDLVSYRDSGGLWRMGYEFLGGVWKESMKASNSRVKVEVVEHDGAVEILSSTLLNGEEILGRIWLENDSPLIYFRVEGKMKEGYSLIVRFMTTVSSERISMHAPGGVVDRPWRRIYNPTFWPLHRFAHIRDDSTGHGIAILQPFPGAISYSPDGKIELVAMRSAVREKAFGILGIPGNPVSAHKHERYEYEYAVLFTKRGDWKENKIHLLAKNLSTPWREAEEKDLLKIADSVVEVDPPDVEVVAVKPASRGEGVIVRLYAPFVPEKTVKIKPSFGVAKAFLCDARERDVEGLKVENNSAFVKMPGSIATIRLIPEERCL, from the coding sequence ATGACCTTGGAAAAGAAACTTCGCAGGAGCCTCGGTATACCCGATGACGCGGAGAAGGTTCTGATCTTCACTGAATCGAGCCACTGGGACCCAAACTGGCTCTACACGTCGAAGGAATACTTCAAAAGGTTCGTTCAGAAAAACCTTGACATGGCAATAGGCGAGCTCCAGAAAGAGCCCCGGCGGGTTTATTCAGTTGAGAACGTCTTCTTTTTGAAGATGTACTGGGACCACAACCCGGGAAAGAGGGACGCCCCGAGGGACCTAATTAACGAGGGGCGCCTTCGCCTCATGAGCAGCGCCGTTACTTCGGCGGATACGATTCTCCCGAGGGTGGAAGCTATTTTGAGGGACATGCTGATAGGACAGGAGTGGCTTCGCTCGAACGGCATTGCCCGGGAGCCCAAACTCGCCTATTTCCCGGACAGCTTCGGTTCGTCCCCGTTCCTTCCCTCACTCCTGAACGCCGCTGGATTTGACCGCACGGCAATCACGCGCCTGGACGGGATGTACTTCCCTGGATGCGACCTTGAACCAAAATGGCGCTTTCCCCGCCCAGGCTCCAGCGCAGAGCTGCTCCTCAAAAAAGAAAGGAGTCTCGACTTTGTGTGGCGCGATAAAAATGGAGGGGAGGTCTTAGCCCACTGGAACGCCTTCACCTATGGCCAGGGAGATATGCTCGCTTATCTTGGAATCAGCCGCGTCTACCTTGCGAAACTGGCGATCTCACTGCGAACCGGCTGGCACATAGCGCGGAGAATCCACCAATACGTCAAAGCCCTTTCCCCCTTCAGCCGAACCCCTTACATGCTCTGTCCCATAGGCTTTGATTTTGTTGAACCCATCCCGGATTTAATTTCTCTGCTCGACCGCTATAACAGGGAATATTACCCCAAAACGGGAATATGGGTTGTGAATGCTGGCCTTGACGATTACCTCGCGCTAATTGAGAACTACAGGGACCGGCTCCCGGTTTTGGAACTCGACCCCAACCCGTACTGGACCGGATTCTACACATCGAGACCAAAGCTCAAGAAGCGCTGCTACCTTCTCCTTGAAAAGCTCCTCCTCGCGGAAAAACTTGCCTTTCTCCCGGAAAACCGTGGCGCAGAGAAAAGAATCCTGCAGGAGCTTGAAGAACCCTGGTGGTGTGCGGCGGTTTCCAACCACCACGATTTCATCACCGGAACTTCCACGGATAGAGTGGTCGAGGGGGAGCAGATCCCCTGCCTTGAGCGGGCGATAAAGACGGCCGATGAAGTTATCGAGAACCTCACGCCGCCCCTGAAAAAAGAACACAAAGATAACGGCTTATCTCCTCCAAAATGGTTCAGAGATGGAGATAAAATCCTCATCGAAACGGCCCATTACAGAATCGAAATCGGCGAGTCCCGCGGCGGTGCCATCACCGACCTCAGGTTCAAGGATGGTGTCCCCCTCTTAACAGGCGTCTCAAATGACCTCGTAAGCTACCGCGATTCAGGCGGCCTGTGGAGGATGGGGTACGAATTCCTCGGAGGAGTATGGAAAGAGTCCATGAAAGCCAGCAACAGCAGGGTAAAGGTTGAGGTTGTTGAGCACGATGGTGCCGTTGAAATCCTAAGCTCTACTTTACTCAACGGCGAGGAGATTTTAGGGAGAATATGGCTGGAAAACGATTCTCCCCTGATTTACTTCCGCGTTGAGGGGAAGATGAAGGAAGGCTACTCCCTAATCGTCCGCTTTATGACGACGGTATCCTCGGAGAGGATTTCAATGCATGCCCCCGGTGGGGTCGTGGATCGCCCCTGGAGGAGAATTTACAACCCCACCTTCTGGCCACTCCACCGTTTTGCCCATATACGGGATGACTCAACCGGGCACGGAATCGCTATCCTTCAGCCTTTTCCGGGTGCAATCTCTTACAGCCCCGATGGAAAAATTGAGCTTGTCGCGATGAGGAGCGCCGTTCGCGAAAAAGCCTTCGGGATCCTCGGCATCCCCGGAAACCCAGTCAGTGCCCACAAACATGAGAGGTACGAGTACGAATACGCGGTCCTTTTCACAAAACGTGGCGACTGGAAGGAGAACAAAATTCACCTGCTCGCAAAGAACTTGTCCACGCCTTGGAGGGAAGCTGAAGAGAAGGATTTGCTCAAAATCGCCGATTCGGTGGTGGAAGTAGACCCTCCAGATGTTGAAGTGGTGGCGGTAAAACCAGCCTCACGGGGGGAGGGGGTAATAGTTAGGCTGTATGCGCCGTTTGTTCCAGAAAAAACGGTTAAAATAAAGCCCAGCTTCGGCGTAGCAAAAGCTTTCCTTTGCGATGCCCGGGAGCGTGATGTAGAAGGGCTGAAAGTGGAGAATAACAGCGCTTTTGTAAAAATGCCCGGTTCCATAGCCACAATAAGGTTAATCCCGGAAGAGCGGTGTTTATAG
- a CDS encoding HIT family protein — MECPFCNAKREAILYDDGIIRILIDSYPANRGHLLVVPGRHVESWEELSGEEKAALIRGMELAMEKLREVLKPDGFNVGMNLGKAAGQTVPHIHLHVIPRWEGDCAHPRGGVRKAVLDLEDENLSLKERWEKNRLSREEVERLRKAFGG; from the coding sequence ATGGAGTGTCCGTTCTGCAATGCAAAGCGTGAGGCGATTCTTTACGATGACGGGATCATCAGGATACTCATTGACTCATATCCGGCGAACCGGGGCCACCTGCTGGTGGTTCCTGGGAGACACGTCGAGAGCTGGGAAGAGCTGAGCGGGGAAGAAAAGGCCGCCCTGATAAGGGGCATGGAGCTGGCGATGGAGAAGCTGAGAGAGGTGTTAAAGCCGGACGGGTTCAACGTGGGGATGAACCTTGGAAAGGCCGCAGGTCAAACCGTTCCGCACATTCACCTCCACGTGATTCCCCGCTGGGAGGGGGACTGCGCTCACCCGCGGGGCGGCGTCAGGAAGGCAGTCCTTGATTTGGAGGACGAGAACCTGAGCCTGAAGGAGAGATGGGAGAAGAACAGGCTGAGCCGAGAGGAAGTGGAACGACTCAGGAAGGCATTCGGCGGCTAA
- the psmA gene encoding archaeal proteasome endopeptidase complex subunit alpha, translating to MAFVPPQAGYDRAITVFSPDGRLFQVNYAREAVKRGATAVGVKWKEGVVLAVEKRITSKLIEPSSYEKIFQIDDHIAAAPSGIIADARVLVDRARLEAQVYRLTYGEPVPLTVLVKKICDLKQAHTQYGGVRPFGAALLMAGVNDKPELYETDPSGAYFEWKAVAIGSGRNTAMAIFEEHYTDDIDMEGAIKLAIMALAKTLEEPSPESIEVAYITMEDKRWKKLGKEELAKYLDEILEEVKEEEVEEKEEDYSELDSNY from the coding sequence ATGGCGTTTGTACCACCGCAGGCAGGTTACGACAGGGCCATTACCGTTTTCAGCCCTGACGGAAGGCTCTTCCAGGTAAACTATGCAAGAGAGGCCGTTAAGAGGGGAGCCACCGCTGTAGGAGTCAAGTGGAAGGAAGGTGTCGTTCTCGCCGTCGAGAAGAGGATAACCAGCAAGCTCATCGAGCCGAGCAGCTACGAGAAGATTTTCCAGATCGACGACCACATTGCGGCCGCTCCGAGCGGCATAATAGCTGATGCGAGGGTTCTCGTTGACAGGGCCAGGCTTGAGGCCCAGGTTTACAGGCTTACCTACGGCGAACCCGTTCCACTCACCGTTCTGGTGAAGAAGATATGCGACCTCAAGCAGGCCCACACCCAGTACGGCGGTGTGAGGCCATTCGGTGCGGCTTTGCTCATGGCTGGCGTGAACGACAAACCTGAACTCTACGAGACCGATCCGAGCGGGGCCTACTTCGAGTGGAAGGCAGTTGCCATAGGCAGCGGCAGGAACACGGCCATGGCGATCTTCGAGGAGCACTACACCGACGACATAGACATGGAGGGTGCGATAAAGCTGGCTATAATGGCGCTCGCAAAGACCCTTGAGGAGCCGAGCCCGGAGAGCATAGAGGTCGCGTACATAACGATGGAGGACAAGCGCTGGAAGAAGCTCGGAAAGGAAGAGCTGGCTAAATATCTCGATGAAATCCTCGAAGAGGTCAAGGAAGAGGAAGTCGAGGAGAAGGAAGAGGACTACTCCGAGCTGGACAGCAACTACTGA
- a CDS encoding ribosome assembly factor SBDS yields the protein MPISVDKAVIARLKTHGETFEILVDPYLARDFKEGKEVPIEEILATPYVFKDAHKGDKASEHEMEKIFGTSDPYEVAKVILRKGEVQLTAEQRRQMLEDKRRYIATIIHRHAVDPRTGYPHPVDRILRAMEEAGVHVDLFKDAEAQVPGVIKAIRPLLPIKLEMKVIAVKIPGDYVGKAYGEVRKFGTIKREEWASDGSWLFLIEIPGGIEDEFYEKLNALTKGNAVTKLIERKGL from the coding sequence ATGCCCATAAGTGTTGATAAAGCCGTCATCGCCCGTCTGAAGACGCATGGCGAGACCTTTGAGATACTCGTTGACCCGTACTTGGCCAGGGACTTCAAAGAGGGCAAGGAGGTTCCGATAGAGGAGATACTCGCCACTCCTTACGTTTTTAAGGACGCGCATAAGGGCGATAAGGCCAGCGAGCACGAGATGGAGAAGATATTCGGCACCAGCGACCCCTACGAGGTGGCAAAGGTAATCCTTCGCAAGGGAGAGGTTCAGCTGACGGCGGAGCAGAGGAGGCAGATGCTTGAGGACAAGAGGCGCTACATAGCGACGATAATCCATCGCCACGCCGTCGACCCGAGAACCGGCTACCCACATCCGGTTGATAGAATCCTCCGGGCGATGGAAGAGGCTGGAGTCCACGTTGACCTGTTCAAAGATGCAGAAGCGCAGGTTCCTGGAGTCATCAAGGCGATAAGACCCCTTCTCCCGATAAAGCTTGAGATGAAGGTTATAGCAGTCAAGATACCCGGTGACTACGTCGGCAAGGCCTACGGGGAGGTCAGGAAGTTTGGAACGATAAAGCGCGAGGAGTGGGCCAGCGACGGTTCGTGGCTGTTCCTCATCGAGATTCCTGGTGGAATCGAGGACGAGTTTTATGAGAAACTTAACGCCCTCACGAAGGGCAATGCGGTAACTAAACTGATAGAGAGGAAGGGACTATGA
- the rrp4 gene encoding exosome complex RNA-binding protein Rrp4, with protein MRRIFVKNRELVVPGTLLAQGPFKSGRGTFREGNRIYSTVVGLVEIRGDAIRVIPLEGPYIPEVGDNVLGKITDVRFSNWSVDIGAPYEANLRVQDATEERIDILKTDLRKIFDIGDIIYARVKAYNEINQIDLTTKGMPFKGGPLRGGQIVKITPSKVPRLIGKGGSMINLIKKLTGTRIIVGQNGWVWVSGRKEELEKLAIEAILKVNRESHTQGLTDRVKELLMTRLRELKERGVVEEIPQIEEPNAGEGEGE; from the coding sequence ATGAGACGGATTTTTGTAAAGAATAGGGAACTTGTCGTCCCTGGGACTCTGCTTGCCCAGGGACCGTTTAAGAGCGGAAGAGGGACGTTCAGGGAAGGCAACAGGATATACTCAACGGTCGTTGGGCTGGTTGAGATCAGGGGGGACGCCATAAGGGTTATACCCCTTGAGGGCCCGTACATCCCAGAGGTTGGCGACAACGTTCTCGGCAAGATAACCGACGTCAGGTTCTCCAACTGGAGCGTTGACATAGGAGCACCCTATGAGGCCAACCTGCGCGTTCAGGATGCCACAGAGGAGCGCATAGACATACTGAAGACAGACCTGAGGAAGATATTCGACATCGGCGACATAATCTACGCTAGGGTAAAGGCGTACAACGAGATAAACCAGATAGACCTCACAACTAAGGGCATGCCCTTCAAGGGTGGCCCGCTCAGAGGGGGGCAGATAGTCAAGATAACGCCCTCCAAGGTGCCGAGGCTCATAGGTAAGGGCGGTTCGATGATAAACCTCATCAAGAAGCTGACCGGGACGAGGATAATAGTCGGCCAGAACGGCTGGGTTTGGGTCAGCGGCAGAAAGGAAGAGCTTGAGAAGCTCGCGATTGAGGCGATACTCAAGGTAAACAGGGAGAGCCACACCCAGGGACTTACCGACAGGGTCAAGGAACTTCTCATGACGAGGCTTCGGGAGCTCAAGGAGCGGGGAGTCGTTGAAGAGATACCCCAGATTGAAGAGCCAAATGCTGGAGAGGGTGAAGGAGAATGA
- the rrp41 gene encoding exosome complex exonuclease Rrp41, whose amino-acid sequence MMGKPEGLKLIDENGKRIDGRKKYELRPIKMEVGVLKNADGSAYVEWGKNKVLAAVYGPREIHPKHLQRPDRAILRVRYNMAPFSVEERKKPGPDRRSVEISKVIRGALEPALILEMFPRTSIDVFIEVLQADAGTRVAGITAASLALADAGVPMRDLVAACAAGKIEGEIVLDLNKDEDNYGEADVPVAIMPLKNDITLLQMDGYLTKDEFVEAVRLAIKGAKAVYQKQREALKVKYLKIAEEVGGGE is encoded by the coding sequence ATGATGGGCAAGCCAGAGGGTTTAAAGCTCATAGATGAGAACGGAAAGAGAATAGATGGGAGAAAGAAGTACGAACTCAGACCTATAAAGATGGAAGTCGGTGTGCTGAAGAACGCCGACGGTTCTGCCTACGTTGAGTGGGGCAAGAACAAGGTTCTGGCGGCTGTTTACGGCCCGAGGGAGATTCACCCCAAGCACCTTCAGAGGCCGGACAGGGCCATACTCCGTGTCAGGTACAACATGGCGCCCTTCAGCGTGGAGGAGCGCAAGAAGCCAGGTCCGGACAGGAGGAGCGTCGAGATAAGCAAGGTTATACGGGGTGCACTAGAACCTGCGCTCATACTCGAGATGTTCCCGAGAACGTCCATAGACGTATTCATCGAGGTCCTTCAGGCCGACGCGGGAACTCGCGTGGCAGGAATAACGGCAGCGTCACTCGCCTTGGCGGATGCGGGCGTGCCCATGAGAGACTTGGTCGCTGCCTGCGCCGCCGGCAAGATAGAGGGCGAGATAGTCCTCGACCTCAACAAGGACGAGGATAACTACGGCGAGGCGGACGTTCCGGTCGCGATAATGCCCCTCAAGAACGACATAACACTGCTCCAGATGGACGGCTATCTCACCAAGGATGAGTTCGTCGAGGCCGTTAGACTCGCCATCAAGGGCGCCAAGGCGGTCTACCAGAAGCAGCGCGAGGCGCTGAAGGTCAAGTATCTCAAAATAGCCGAGGAGGTCGGTGGAGGTGAGTGA
- the rrp42 gene encoding exosome complex protein Rrp42 yields MEVMASIMRDHILSLLKEGRRIDGRALEDYRDLEVRVNVIEKAEGSAWVKLGNTQVLVGIKVDMGEPFPDLPEKGVITTNVELVPLASPSFEPGPPDENAIELARVVDRGIRESQAVELEKLVIVPGKLVRVVFIDVHVLDHDGNLLDASGIGAIAALLSTKIPKVVYNEEKDEVEVLDEYEPLPVSKIPIPVTIAKIGGNLLADPNLDEERVMDGRITITTDENGMISSVQKSEGGSFKLEEVMYAVDLALKKAAEIREKVLEAVKAG; encoded by the coding sequence ATGGAAGTGATGGCCAGCATAATGCGCGACCACATCCTGAGCCTCCTCAAGGAGGGCAGGCGCATAGACGGCCGCGCTCTTGAGGATTATCGCGACCTCGAGGTCAGGGTCAACGTCATTGAGAAGGCCGAGGGTTCCGCTTGGGTTAAGCTAGGCAACACCCAGGTCTTGGTTGGCATAAAGGTGGACATGGGTGAGCCCTTCCCCGACCTCCCGGAGAAGGGAGTCATAACGACTAATGTCGAGCTCGTGCCCCTAGCTTCCCCGAGCTTTGAGCCCGGACCGCCTGATGAGAACGCCATAGAGCTGGCCAGAGTCGTGGACAGGGGCATAAGGGAGAGCCAGGCGGTGGAGCTGGAGAAGCTCGTCATCGTCCCCGGCAAGCTCGTAAGGGTGGTCTTCATAGACGTCCACGTTCTCGACCACGACGGCAACCTTCTCGACGCCAGCGGAATAGGTGCCATAGCTGCCCTGCTGAGCACGAAGATTCCGAAGGTAGTCTACAACGAGGAGAAAGATGAGGTCGAGGTTCTCGACGAGTACGAGCCCCTGCCGGTGAGCAAGATACCGATCCCGGTTACCATAGCCAAGATCGGCGGCAACCTGCTCGCCGACCCGAACCTGGACGAGGAGCGCGTCATGGACGGCAGGATAACCATAACCACCGACGAGAACGGCATGATTTCCTCTGTCCAGAAGAGCGAGGGAGGCAGCTTCAAGCTGGAGGAGGTTATGTACGCAGTTGACCTCGCCCTGAAGAAGGCCGCCGAGATAAGGGAGAAGGTTCTTGAGGCCGTCAAGGCCGGGTGA
- a CDS encoding cell division protein SepF, protein MGLFDSLKKKDEKAKKKPPAAIKKEVAPRRDIDVIPLEEDVLAKEIVKPQVRYLKKIVVTSYADLERISEELQNGNIILVDLTPLEVKPEVLEKVAEQIKGMVSALGGQAAKICKHEIKLILVPADIRITK, encoded by the coding sequence ATGGGATTGTTTGACAGCCTCAAAAAGAAGGACGAAAAGGCCAAGAAGAAGCCGCCCGCGGCGATTAAAAAGGAGGTAGCTCCCAGGCGTGACATCGATGTCATTCCTCTTGAGGAGGATGTTCTTGCTAAGGAGATAGTCAAGCCCCAGGTCAGGTACCTCAAGAAGATCGTCGTCACCAGCTACGCCGACCTTGAGAGGATCTCGGAGGAGCTCCAGAACGGCAACATAATCCTGGTCGACCTCACCCCGCTCGAGGTCAAGCCGGAAGTTCTTGAGAAGGTTGCCGAGCAGATAAAGGGAATGGTCAGCGCCCTTGGCGGACAGGCCGCTAAAATCTGCAAGCACGAGATAAAACTGATTCTCGTTCCGGCGGACATCAGGATAACCAAGTGA
- a CDS encoding ZPR1 zinc finger domain-containing protein, with translation MTERKGEIQEIRLGDCPICGGKGTLKALQYVHDIPYFGKVMESTIICERCGYRNADVMILEDRPPKLYSVKVEEEKDLFTRVVRSKSGTIELEEIGVKIEPGPAAEGFVSNVEGVLERVRETLMMAKHFRQQEGDEEAVKKAEEILQYIEEVKEGKKPLTVRIMDPLGNSALIGEKVKSRLLTQEEIKKLSLGPYVIVEPEEGEGKED, from the coding sequence ATGACCGAGAGGAAAGGAGAGATTCAGGAGATCCGGCTGGGAGACTGTCCAATCTGCGGGGGTAAGGGCACGCTCAAGGCCCTTCAGTACGTTCACGACATCCCCTACTTCGGGAAGGTCATGGAGAGCACGATAATCTGTGAGCGCTGTGGATATAGAAACGCCGACGTCATGATACTGGAGGACAGGCCGCCGAAGCTCTACAGCGTAAAGGTTGAGGAGGAAAAGGACCTCTTCACCCGCGTTGTGAGAAGCAAGAGCGGAACCATCGAGCTGGAGGAGATAGGGGTCAAGATAGAACCCGGGCCTGCTGCTGAAGGTTTCGTCAGCAACGTTGAAGGCGTTTTAGAGCGCGTCAGGGAGACCCTGATGATGGCCAAACACTTCAGGCAGCAGGAAGGCGATGAAGAAGCTGTTAAAAAGGCCGAGGAGATACTCCAGTACATCGAGGAGGTCAAGGAGGGTAAAAAACCCCTCACAGTGAGGATCATGGATCCCCTCGGCAACAGCGCCCTCATCGGCGAAAAGGTGAAGAGCAGGCTTTTGACGCAGGAGGAAATCAAAAAGCTTAGTCTCGGTCCCTACGTAATCGTTGAGCCGGAAGAAGGCGAGGGAAAAGAGGATTAG